CGGGCGGCATGATGGACTGGATCGAATACCTTCGCGCCTTGCCCGCGCATGAACCGGTGGCCATGATCAGCGTACTGGCGACCGAAGGTTCTGCACCGCGCGGTCCGGGTACGCGAATGCTGGTGACGGCACAGGGCGAATGCGGCACCATCGGCGGCGGCGCGCTGGAATTTCGCGCTGTGGAGCAGGCGAGGGCCGTGCTGGACCACCCGCCGGGAGCATGGCGTGTGCAGGACTATCCGCTGGGGCCGCTGCTCGGCCAGTGCTGCGGTGGGCGTGTGCGATTACTGGTGGAGCATGTCGATCCGGCGGCGCTGGGCTGGCTGGCCGATGCGGCGGACGGGCGCGTACTTGTCAGCCAGTTGCGGCCCGGTGCGATCCAGCGGCATGTGAGCGACGGGCCGGCCATACAGGTTTCGGCGCGGGGTGACCGCCCGCGCGAGGGCACCCGCCTGGCCGAAGTGATCGGGTGCTGGCGGCGTCCGCTTTACCTGTTCGGCGCGGGCCATGTCGGGCAGGCTATCGCGCGCCACATTGGCGGTCTGCCGCTGCGGCTGGCGTGGTTCGATACGCGCCCGGTGTTCGAGACCATCGAGGGCGTGGCGGTGGTGCCCGAAAGCGGGATCGAGCAGTGCGTGGGCGAAGCGCCGGACGATGCCGCCGTGGTGATCCTGACGCACGATCATGGTCTGGACTACCGGCTGACACTGGCAGCCCTTTCGCGCCCGCCGCTGGCGTTCACCGGCCTGATCGGATCGCAGACCAAACGGGCGCGGTTTCTTTCGCGGCTTGAGCGCGAAGGGATTTCTGCCGAGGTACGCGCGCGGTTGACTTGCCCGATCGGACTGCCGGGCGTGGTCGGCAAGGAGCCGGACGTGATCGCGGTTGCCGTGCTGGCGCAATTGCTGCAATTGCCCCGCGCGGCGCAGATGCAGGCTGTGGCGGCATGACCATGCAAGGCTTCAGGGGCGAAATCCTCAGCCTCAGCCACGATCCCGCCGAAGCCCCCGATGCGTTGCGCCACGATGCTGACGGGCTTCTGGTTGTCGAGGACGGGCGCATTGTCGCGCGCGGGCCTTACGCAGACCTTGTGGCCCGCTTCCCCGGTCTGGAAGTGGAGGCGCTCGAAGGATTGATCGTCCCCGGCTTCATCGACGCGCACGTCCACTATCCCCAGCTTGACCGCATTGCCAGCCATGGCGAACAGTTGCTCGATTGGCTGGAGCGGCACATCTTTCCGGCGGAACAGGCCTTTGCCGATCCGGCCCATGCATCAGCGGTGGCCGAGGCTTTCCTTGACGAACTGCTGCGCCACGGAACCACCAGCGCGCTTGTGTTCGGAACGGTCCATGCCGCATCTGTCGATGCTTTCTTTGCCGCCGCCGAGGCGCGGGAATTGCGCATGGCCTGCGGCAAGGTGCTGATGGACCTCGGACCGGAAGGCTTGAAGGACACGCCGGCAAGTGGTGTTGCCGAAAGCGAAGTCCTTATCCGGCGCTGGCACGGACGCGGGCGGCTGACATATGCAGTAACGCCGCGTTTCGCCCTGACCTCCAGCGATGCGCAGTTGGCAGGAGCGGGCAAATTGCTGGCGGATCATCCCGGCGTTCTGCTTCACACGCATCTTGCAGAAAACACGCGGGAAATTTCCGAAGTTGCCGCGCGGTTCACACAAGCAGCAGATTATCTTGACGTCTATGACGGGTTCGGACTGGTGACGCAGCGGTCAGTCTTTGCCCATGGCATCCATCTGCCCGATCGGTCTTGCGCGCGTCTGGCCGAAGCCGGGGCAGGCGTGGCGGTGTGCCCCAGTTCCAACCTGTTCCTGGGTTCGGGCATGTTCGATTTCGCGCAAGCCCAGCGCCATGGTGTGCGGATCGGGCTGGGGTCAGACATCGGCGCGGGAACTTCGCTCTCCTTGCTCCACAATGCGGGCGTTGCCTATCAGGCCGGGCTGTTCAAGGGCTACCGGCTCGATCCGTTCCGCGCGCTCTGGCTGGCAACGGGCGGGTCGGCGCGGCTGTTGCACATCGACAAGGACGTGGGGATGCTGGTCGAAGGGCAGGAGGCCGATTTCGTGGTGCTCGATGACAAGGCGACGCCGCTGATGGCGCGCCGCACCGCCAGGGCCACGCTGGACGAGCGCCTGTTTGCCTTGCAGGTGCTGGGTGATGACCGCGCGGTGCGCCGCACATACGTATTGGGGCGCTGCGCCTGGGATCGCGATGCGCTAGGGTGCGTGGCATGACCGATCTCGACAGCTTTATCGCCCGCCTGCCCAAGGCTGAACTCCACCTGCATATCGAGGGTAGCCTTGAACCCGAACTGATGTTCGCGCTGGCCAAACGCAACGGCGTTTCGATTCCCTACACCAGCGTCGAGGACGTCCGCGCAGCATACGCGTTCTCCAACCTCCAGGACTTTCTCGACATCTACTATGCCGGGGCCAGCGTACTGGTGACCGAGGCGGATTTCCATGATCTGGCCATGGCCTATTTCGACCGGGCTGCGGCAGACGGCGTGATTCATGCCGAGATCATGTTCGATCCGCAGACACACACAGACCGCGGTGTTGCTTTCGACACGGTGATCCGGGGCCTGTTGTCCGCCATGGCCGGGGCCGAGACGAAGCACGGGATGACGTGCGCATTGATCATGTGCTTCCTGCGCCATCTTTCCGAACAGGCGGCTTTCGAAACGCTGGCCATGGCCGAACCGTGGCTTGGCACCATCGCGGCGGTGGGGCTTGATTCCAGCGAGGTAGGGCACCCGCCATCGAAGTTTGCGCGGGTTTATGCGGCGGCGCGCGCAAAGGGCCTGAAACTGGTTGCGCATGCCGGTGAGGAAGGCCCGCCGGAATATGTTCATGAAGCGCTTGATCTGCTGCACGTGGACCGCATCGATCACGGCAATCGCGCGCTGGAAGATCCGGTGCTGGTCGAACGACTGGCGCGCGAGGGCATGACGCTGACGGTCTGCCCCTTGTCGAACCTCAAGCTGTGCGTTGTGGGCGATCTGGCCGATCACCCGATTGACCGGATGCTGGCGCAAGGTCTCAAGGCGACCGTCAATTCCGACGATCCGGCCTATTTCGGCGGCTATGTTGCCGACAATTATCGCGCCATTGCCGCCGCGCGCGGCCTTTCGCAGGACGTCCTTGCCACTTTGGCGCGCAACAGCTTCACCGGATCGTTCCTGCCGCCCGAAACCATTGCCCGGCACCTTGCGTCCATCGATGCCTATCTTGCCGGTTCATAGGAGCACCATGCGCCGACTTCTCGCCGCCATCGCCCTGCTGCTTGCAACGCTGGGCAGCGCCCATGCCGCAGAACCGCGGCGCAAGGTGATCATCGATGATGAAGGCTTTGCGCTGATGCACCTGATGCTGCTGGAAGATGGGCGGGCGGAGGTGCTGGGGATCACCACCGTTTCAGGCAATACCTGGGCCAATCGCGCAACGGCCATGGCCCTGCGTGGAGTGGAACTGACCGGCCATGTAAAAGTGCCCGTGGCGCAAGGGGCCACCTTTCCGATCCTGAATTCGCAAGCGCGGACCGAGCGCTGGGAAGCGTTGTACGGCAAGCTGGTGTGGAAAGGTGCGTTCATGCAGCAATGGGCCGAGCCGACGGTCCAGTCCACGCCCGATTATCATGGGCCGTTCGATCCGGTGGACCTGCCGTGGGGCAATCCTGCACTGAAGCCGATGCCCGAAGCGGCAGCCCTGTTCCTGATCCGCACGGTGCGCGCCCATCCACACGAAGTGACGATCATGGCGTGTGGCCCGCTTACCAATCTCGCGCTCGCGCAGCGCCTCGATCC
This genomic interval from Novosphingobium sp. CECT 9465 contains the following:
- the guaD gene encoding guanine deaminase, translating into MTMQGFRGEILSLSHDPAEAPDALRHDADGLLVVEDGRIVARGPYADLVARFPGLEVEALEGLIVPGFIDAHVHYPQLDRIASHGEQLLDWLERHIFPAEQAFADPAHASAVAEAFLDELLRHGTTSALVFGTVHAASVDAFFAAAEARELRMACGKVLMDLGPEGLKDTPASGVAESEVLIRRWHGRGRLTYAVTPRFALTSSDAQLAGAGKLLADHPGVLLHTHLAENTREISEVAARFTQAADYLDVYDGFGLVTQRSVFAHGIHLPDRSCARLAEAGAGVAVCPSSNLFLGSGMFDFAQAQRHGVRIGLGSDIGAGTSLSLLHNAGVAYQAGLFKGYRLDPFRALWLATGGSARLLHIDKDVGMLVEGQEADFVVLDDKATPLMARRTARATLDERLFALQVLGDDRAVRRTYVLGRCAWDRDALGCVA
- a CDS encoding nucleoside hydrolase, producing the protein MRRLLAAIALLLATLGSAHAAEPRRKVIIDDEGFALMHLMLLEDGRAEVLGITTVSGNTWANRATAMALRGVELTGHVKVPVAQGATFPILNSQARTERWEALYGKLVWKGAFMQQWAEPTVQSTPDYHGPFDPVDLPWGNPALKPMPEAAALFLIRTVRAHPHEVTIMACGPLTNLALAQRLDPEFASLVKEVVVMGGSLNPQQVLDNPSAAQFAREFMNSPRREFNIRFDPEAASMFAHAPWSKVTIVPIDPSTATQLSPALIDRLAKAARAPVAAMIRRMEPGFPMWDEIAAAIWLDPTLVTRQQRLWYDFDVQFGATYGDMLTWQDAYRPGLDEGQADMVLAVDVPRMEAAIERNLRSSSIR
- a CDS encoding adenosine deaminase is translated as MTDLDSFIARLPKAELHLHIEGSLEPELMFALAKRNGVSIPYTSVEDVRAAYAFSNLQDFLDIYYAGASVLVTEADFHDLAMAYFDRAAADGVIHAEIMFDPQTHTDRGVAFDTVIRGLLSAMAGAETKHGMTCALIMCFLRHLSEQAAFETLAMAEPWLGTIAAVGLDSSEVGHPPSKFARVYAAARAKGLKLVAHAGEEGPPEYVHEALDLLHVDRIDHGNRALEDPVLVERLAREGMTLTVCPLSNLKLCVVGDLADHPIDRMLAQGLKATVNSDDPAYFGGYVADNYRAIAAARGLSQDVLATLARNSFTGSFLPPETIARHLASIDAYLAGS
- the xdhC gene encoding xanthine dehydrogenase accessory protein XdhC, which gives rise to MMDWIEYLRALPAHEPVAMISVLATEGSAPRGPGTRMLVTAQGECGTIGGGALEFRAVEQARAVLDHPPGAWRVQDYPLGPLLGQCCGGRVRLLVEHVDPAALGWLADAADGRVLVSQLRPGAIQRHVSDGPAIQVSARGDRPREGTRLAEVIGCWRRPLYLFGAGHVGQAIARHIGGLPLRLAWFDTRPVFETIEGVAVVPESGIEQCVGEAPDDAAVVILTHDHGLDYRLTLAALSRPPLAFTGLIGSQTKRARFLSRLEREGISAEVRARLTCPIGLPGVVGKEPDVIAVAVLAQLLQLPRAAQMQAVAA